A genomic segment from Candidatus Hydrogenedentota bacterium encodes:
- the amrB gene encoding AmmeMemoRadiSam system protein B gives MTKPLPPLRAIETVLIEHEGQPHFCMHDPSGCVEEQLLLSPHAFLIASCLDGENDLAAVQSIFAQQCGGAQVPQDQIMQVVEYLDQAGFLLTPRYLKRLARMEAEFREAPLRPTAFADKSYPSDPALLRAFIDSFFVIDGGPGALGPRGGDDAPPLRGVIVPHIDFTRGGAAYAHGYKRLYEAGVPRTVFIFGVAHAGGSTPFIVTRKPFATPFGVLDTDRDAVDHIAAACGWDIFSNELAHRNEHSVEFQAVMLAYLYGTAVRIVPILCAPFSEDCDNTDPSGIEPVATFLEACRAYAAPAERRVSVIAGADLAHVGKRFGDPFDIDDGVVEAVRLRDEEDLAHAAACAPQRWYGSVMQDGNARKVCGLGCIYATLKMLDDACVGRVLHYGHAPDPAGGIVSFASMAFAESAKDGA, from the coding sequence ATGACTAAGCCATTGCCGCCTCTACGCGCGATTGAAACAGTGCTCATTGAGCACGAGGGCCAGCCGCACTTCTGTATGCACGACCCCTCGGGGTGCGTCGAGGAACAGTTGTTGTTGTCGCCCCACGCTTTCCTCATCGCCAGCTGTCTCGATGGCGAAAACGACCTTGCGGCAGTGCAGAGCATCTTCGCCCAGCAATGCGGCGGTGCGCAGGTCCCGCAAGACCAGATCATGCAGGTCGTTGAGTATCTGGACCAAGCGGGGTTCCTGTTGACGCCCCGCTACTTGAAGCGCCTGGCCCGGATGGAAGCGGAGTTTCGAGAAGCGCCTTTGAGGCCTACTGCATTTGCCGACAAGTCTTATCCAAGCGACCCGGCGCTGCTGCGCGCATTCATAGACAGCTTTTTCGTTATTGACGGAGGGCCAGGAGCGCTGGGACCCCGCGGCGGAGACGATGCGCCGCCTCTTCGCGGCGTGATTGTGCCGCACATCGATTTTACGCGCGGTGGCGCGGCCTACGCCCATGGCTACAAGCGCTTGTACGAAGCGGGCGTTCCCAGGACCGTATTCATTTTTGGCGTCGCGCACGCGGGAGGCTCCACGCCTTTCATCGTCACGCGCAAACCGTTCGCCACGCCTTTCGGCGTTCTGGACACGGACCGGGACGCGGTCGACCACATTGCGGCGGCCTGTGGATGGGACATCTTCTCCAATGAACTTGCGCACCGGAACGAGCATTCCGTCGAGTTTCAGGCGGTCATGTTGGCCTACCTTTACGGGACGGCCGTCAGGATTGTTCCTATTCTGTGTGCGCCGTTTTCGGAAGACTGTGACAACACGGACCCGTCCGGTATCGAGCCCGTCGCGACGTTTCTGGAGGCGTGCCGCGCCTATGCCGCGCCGGCCGAACGCCGGGTTTCGGTGATCGCGGGCGCCGACCTGGCCCACGTTGGCAAGCGGTTCGGCGACCCCTTCGACATCGACGACGGCGTGGTCGAGGCGGTGCGCCTGCGTGACGAAGAGGACTTGGCCCACGCGGCGGCGTGCGCGCCCCAGCGTTGGTATGGATCGGTAATGCAGGACGGTAATGCGCGAAAAGTCTGTGGTCTGGGTTGCATCTACGCAACGCTGAAGATGCTGGACGACGCGTGCGTGGGACGCGTGCTGCATTATGGGCACGCGCCTGACCCGGCGGGCGGCATCGTGTCGTTCGCCAGCATGGCATTCGCGGAAAGCGCAAAGGACGGCGCATGA
- a CDS encoding phosphoribosylformylglycinamidine synthase subunit PurQ produces the protein MVRTLILTGFGINCENETAHAFRLAGAEAAFVHLNDLVADPEKLRQSHIFAIPGGFSFGDDVASGKILANRLRFKLGQPLHEFLGAGKLAIGICNGFQVMVKMGILPLFNGEFRQEVTVTNNDSGRFEDRWVTLTAVPANRCVWTKGITSLEVPIRHGEGKFIPRDGATLEKLRANGQVVFRYATPGGAPAQGIYPANPNGAIDDIAGICDPSGRVFGLMPHPEAFVTRTQHPRWTRENLPEEGFGLQVFRNAVAYAQERLQDI, from the coding sequence GTGGTACGCACACTGATATTGACCGGATTCGGGATTAACTGCGAAAACGAGACAGCGCACGCGTTTCGTCTGGCCGGCGCGGAGGCTGCGTTCGTCCATCTAAACGACCTGGTCGCCGATCCGGAGAAACTTCGGCAATCTCACATCTTCGCCATTCCCGGGGGCTTTTCCTTTGGCGATGACGTCGCATCCGGCAAGATTCTCGCCAACAGGCTGCGTTTCAAGCTCGGCCAACCACTCCACGAGTTTCTTGGGGCGGGCAAACTCGCCATCGGCATCTGCAATGGGTTCCAAGTTATGGTGAAAATGGGCATCTTGCCGCTGTTCAACGGCGAATTCCGGCAGGAAGTGACCGTTACAAACAACGATTCGGGCCGATTTGAAGACCGTTGGGTAACCTTGACAGCCGTTCCCGCCAACCGCTGCGTATGGACAAAGGGCATCACCAGCCTCGAAGTGCCCATCCGCCACGGCGAGGGCAAGTTCATCCCGCGAGACGGCGCCACGCTCGAAAAGCTGCGCGCCAACGGTCAGGTCGTGTTCCGGTACGCCACGCCCGGCGGCGCGCCCGCGCAGGGCATCTATCCCGCGAATCCCAACGGCGCGATCGACGATATCGCGGGTATCTGCGATCCGTCCGGCCGTGTATTCGGACTGATGCCGCACCCGGAGGCTTTTGTCACGCGCACGCAGCATCCCCGCTGGACGCGCGAGAACCTCCCTGAGGAAGGATTCGGCCTGCAGGTTTTTCGCAACGCCGTGGCGTACGCACAAGAACGCCTGCAGGACATATGA
- the zwf gene encoding glucose-6-phosphate dehydrogenase: MSKTTSADRPLVIILLGASGDLALKKVIPALFALYSRRLLRERVRFVGYARSPMTTEAFRERIMAHLTCRYVPGEKCDDWISRFLDRCTYVSGQYDSPDDLRRLQEIVRPSDADTPVDRIFYMAIPPFLFLDVAQSLAGAGLVTGSAESGWSRVVIEKPFGRDRASSDELTRNMTRVFTEEQTYRIDHYLGKEVIQNLLVLRFANLIFDPIWNRAHIEQVKISWMEDIGLEGRAGYFDDYGIIRDVMQNHLLQILALVAMEQPVRLEAGYVRDEKVKALRCVQPVTVEDLVTGQYTAGALEGRRRLGYLEEEGIPAGSVTPTYAAAALHVRNRRWDGVPFLIRAGKALNARMTEIRIRFRPVPGNIFLHAAGHLANNELIIRVQPDAAITFRIVNKVPGLGITLEESDLDLQYASAFPVQIPDAYECLLLDVIEGDRSLFIRADELAAAWDIFTPVLHELATRGTKPRPYSFGSAGPEAAQALAARYGATW; the protein is encoded by the coding sequence ATGAGCAAGACCACATCGGCAGACCGCCCCCTGGTCATCATTCTCCTTGGCGCTTCCGGCGACCTGGCTCTGAAGAAGGTGATTCCGGCGCTCTTTGCGCTGTACAGCCGGCGCTTGCTGCGCGAGCGTGTGCGGTTCGTCGGTTACGCGCGTTCTCCCATGACGACAGAGGCTTTCCGCGAACGCATCATGGCGCATCTCACCTGCCGCTACGTGCCCGGCGAGAAATGCGATGATTGGATAAGCCGATTCCTCGACCGCTGCACGTACGTTTCCGGTCAATACGATTCTCCGGATGACCTGCGCCGGCTCCAGGAAATCGTCAGGCCGTCCGACGCGGACACGCCAGTCGATCGCATCTTCTACATGGCCATCCCGCCATTCTTGTTTCTGGACGTGGCGCAGTCCCTGGCAGGTGCGGGCCTCGTCACCGGTTCCGCGGAATCCGGCTGGTCGCGCGTAGTGATCGAGAAGCCGTTCGGGCGCGACCGCGCCTCGTCGGATGAACTCACGCGCAACATGACGCGGGTGTTTACGGAAGAGCAGACCTATCGTATCGATCACTATCTCGGCAAGGAGGTTATCCAGAATCTCCTTGTCCTGCGTTTCGCCAACCTTATCTTTGACCCCATTTGGAACCGCGCGCATATCGAGCAGGTAAAGATTTCCTGGATGGAGGACATCGGCCTGGAAGGCCGCGCGGGTTACTTCGACGACTACGGCATCATCCGCGACGTCATGCAGAATCATTTGCTCCAGATCCTCGCGCTCGTCGCAATGGAGCAACCGGTCCGGCTCGAGGCGGGGTATGTGCGCGACGAGAAAGTGAAGGCGCTCCGCTGCGTGCAGCCCGTGACCGTTGAAGACCTGGTTACGGGCCAATACACGGCGGGCGCGCTGGAAGGGCGGCGACGCCTCGGCTATCTCGAAGAGGAAGGCATCCCCGCGGGCTCGGTCACGCCGACCTATGCCGCCGCCGCACTGCACGTGCGCAACCGTCGCTGGGACGGCGTGCCGTTCCTGATCCGCGCCGGAAAGGCGCTCAACGCGCGCATGACAGAAATCCGCATACGTTTCCGGCCCGTGCCGGGCAACATCTTTCTCCATGCCGCGGGCCATCTCGCCAACAACGAACTGATTATCCGGGTCCAGCCCGATGCGGCGATCACCTTTCGCATCGTCAATAAAGTGCCCGGTCTTGGCATCACGCTCGAAGAAAGCGACCTCGACCTGCAATACGCCTCCGCCTTTCCTGTTCAGATTCCCGATGCATATGAGTGCCTGCTCCTTGACGTCATCGAAGGCGACCGCAGCCTGTTTATTCGCGCCGATGAACTGGCCGCGGCGTGGGACATCTTCACGCCGGTGCTGCACGAGCTGGCGACGCGCGGAACCAAGCCGCGGCCCTATTCGTTCGGCAGCGCCGGCCCCGAGGCGGCGCAGGCACTCGCTGCTCGCTACGGCGCCACGTGGTGA
- a CDS encoding phosphoribosylformylglycinamidine synthase — MPSRIEVAMKPGLPDPAGASVRSQLAEDLDIRVDEVRAIDVYTIHAALTDEDLEIVRRELFTDPVIQQSAINRSLARDYDFVVEVGFLPGVTDNVGKTSAEGIADVLGRPLAAGETVFKSTLYAIRGGVDTATCARIARDLLANELIQQWVVKSAAEMRALDGKPLLALPIVTTQSDPEVHEIDLEQSDDALQQLSRDMVLALERHEMKAIQAHYRDPAVRAAREELGLPPRPTDIELEILAQTWSEHCKHKIFNADIEYTDETGQERTVNSLFKTYVKATTDAVAQKVDWLVSVFDDNAGTIRFDEHHNFALKAETHNSPSALDPYGGAMTGIVGVNRDVLGAGLGCRCIFNTDVFCFASPFYEGEIPERLLHPRRVLRGVHRGVKDGGNQSGIPDINGAIVFHDRFLGKPLVFCGTGGLIPREVAGRPSHVKKACKGDFIVMTGGRIGKDGIHGATFSSEELHEGSPATAVQIGDPITQKKMADFLLEARDLGLYNSVTDNGAGGLSSSVGEMARGAGGARVHLERAPLKYAGLAPWEIFLSEAQERMTFAVPPEKIDAFLALARKREVEATVLGDFTNAGRLECYYDGELIGALDMDFLHDGVPKMRLEAAWTPPQPEPEIIVGDTNLTEDLKAVLGSLNVCSKEVFVRMYDHEVQGQSVLKQFQGVHHDGPGDAGVIRPVPGSKRGLAVSCGICPKYSDLDTYHMMACAIDEAVRNLIAVGARLGLIAGLDNFCWPDPVQSEKTPDGRFKLAQLVRACEALYDVCTAYDIPLISGKDSMKNDYKIGDTKISIPPTVLFTAAAIIEDTDKVVSMDVKKPGDLVYVLGETRNELGGSEYLALRRQLGANVPKVDPARARLLYEKLSSAIREGLVASCHDCSDGGLAVALAESAFAGGYGMRLDLAPMDIESDVVALFSESQSRFVATVPPEKSDRFETALDGCPVTRLGVVTPDSLLEVASRNGASIQAPLAELKEAWQRPLRW; from the coding sequence ATGCCTAGCCGTATCGAAGTGGCGATGAAACCTGGCTTGCCTGACCCGGCGGGCGCGTCGGTGCGAAGTCAACTGGCCGAAGACTTGGATATACGCGTCGATGAGGTGCGCGCCATTGACGTCTATACGATCCATGCTGCCTTGACGGACGAAGACCTGGAAATCGTCCGTCGCGAACTATTCACCGACCCGGTCATTCAACAGTCAGCGATTAACCGGTCGCTGGCGCGTGATTACGATTTCGTAGTCGAGGTTGGATTCCTGCCGGGCGTCACGGACAACGTTGGCAAGACTTCCGCGGAGGGAATTGCCGACGTGCTGGGCCGCCCGCTGGCCGCGGGCGAAACGGTGTTCAAGTCTACGCTGTACGCCATTCGCGGCGGCGTGGATACGGCAACGTGCGCGCGAATAGCCCGCGATTTGCTGGCGAACGAGCTTATTCAACAATGGGTTGTGAAGTCCGCCGCCGAGATGCGCGCGTTGGACGGCAAGCCGCTGCTGGCGCTCCCGATCGTCACCACGCAAAGCGACCCGGAAGTCCATGAAATCGATCTTGAACAATCCGATGACGCCTTGCAGCAATTGAGCCGGGACATGGTGCTCGCGCTCGAACGGCACGAGATGAAGGCCATTCAGGCGCACTACCGCGATCCGGCGGTGCGCGCCGCCCGCGAGGAGCTCGGCCTGCCGCCGCGCCCGACCGATATTGAACTCGAAATCCTCGCCCAGACCTGGTCCGAGCACTGCAAGCACAAGATTTTCAATGCTGACATAGAGTACACGGACGAAACCGGGCAGGAACGGACGGTCAACAGCCTGTTCAAAACATATGTGAAGGCAACAACCGATGCGGTCGCCCAAAAGGTCGACTGGCTCGTTAGCGTGTTCGACGACAACGCCGGCACTATCCGGTTTGATGAGCACCACAACTTCGCACTAAAGGCCGAGACGCACAACAGCCCGTCCGCGCTCGATCCATATGGCGGCGCGATGACCGGCATCGTCGGCGTGAACCGTGACGTGCTCGGCGCGGGGCTTGGCTGCCGTTGTATCTTCAATACGGATGTGTTCTGCTTCGCGTCGCCGTTCTACGAGGGCGAAATCCCGGAACGCCTGCTGCATCCGCGGCGCGTCTTGCGCGGCGTGCATCGCGGGGTGAAAGACGGCGGCAACCAGAGCGGCATCCCGGACATAAACGGCGCTATCGTCTTTCATGACCGTTTCTTGGGCAAACCGCTGGTGTTCTGCGGTACCGGAGGCCTGATCCCGCGCGAAGTCGCCGGGCGGCCCAGCCACGTGAAGAAGGCCTGCAAGGGCGATTTCATCGTCATGACCGGCGGACGCATCGGCAAGGACGGCATCCACGGCGCGACGTTCTCGTCTGAAGAGTTGCACGAGGGTTCGCCTGCGACGGCGGTGCAGATCGGCGACCCGATCACACAGAAGAAAATGGCCGATTTCCTGCTGGAAGCGCGCGACCTTGGCCTGTACAACAGCGTTACCGACAACGGAGCGGGCGGCCTGTCCTCGAGCGTCGGGGAGATGGCGCGTGGCGCGGGCGGCGCGCGAGTGCATCTTGAACGCGCTCCGCTGAAGTATGCCGGACTCGCCCCCTGGGAGATATTCCTGTCCGAGGCGCAGGAGCGCATGACTTTCGCGGTGCCGCCGGAGAAGATCGACGCCTTTCTCGCGCTGGCGAGGAAGCGGGAAGTCGAGGCGACCGTGCTCGGCGATTTCACGAACGCGGGACGTCTCGAGTGTTATTACGACGGCGAGCTAATCGGCGCGCTCGACATGGATTTCCTGCACGACGGCGTTCCCAAGATGCGCCTCGAGGCGGCCTGGACGCCCCCGCAACCGGAACCGGAAATCATCGTCGGGGACACCAACCTGACCGAAGACCTGAAAGCGGTGCTTGGCTCGCTCAACGTCTGCAGCAAGGAAGTGTTCGTGCGTATGTACGACCACGAAGTGCAGGGGCAGAGCGTACTCAAGCAGTTCCAGGGCGTCCATCATGACGGCCCCGGCGACGCGGGCGTGATCCGGCCCGTGCCCGGCTCGAAACGCGGTCTCGCGGTCTCCTGCGGCATCTGCCCGAAATACAGCGACCTCGATACGTACCACATGATGGCGTGCGCCATCGACGAAGCCGTCCGCAATCTGATTGCGGTGGGCGCGCGGCTCGGGCTTATCGCCGGCCTCGACAACTTCTGCTGGCCCGATCCGGTACAGAGCGAGAAGACGCCCGATGGCCGCTTCAAACTCGCGCAGCTTGTTCGCGCCTGCGAGGCGCTGTACGACGTCTGCACCGCCTACGACATCCCGCTCATCAGCGGCAAGGACAGCATGAAGAACGACTACAAGATCGGCGATACGAAGATCTCGATCCCGCCGACCGTGCTGTTCACCGCCGCCGCCATCATCGAAGACACGGACAAGGTCGTGTCGATGGACGTCAAGAAACCCGGCGACCTTGTATACGTCCTTGGTGAGACGAGAAACGAACTGGGCGGCAGCGAGTATCTCGCGCTGCGCAGGCAACTGGGCGCAAACGTGCCGAAAGTCGATCCGGCGAGGGCGCGCCTGCTCTACGAAAAGCTGTCGTCGGCCATCCGCGAAGGACTCGTCGCTTCGTGTCACGATTGCAGCGACGGCGGTCTTGCCGTGGCGCTGGCCGAGAGCGCCTTCGCAGGCGGTTATGGCATGCGCCTCGATCTCGCCCCGATGGATATCGAGAGCGATGTTGTTGCTCTGTTCAGCGAGTCGCAGAGCCGGTTCGTCGCTACCGTGCCTCCCGAGAAATCGGACCGTTTCGAAACGGCGCTGGATGGGTGCCCGGTGACGCGGCTGGGCGTCGTGACGCCGGATTCGCTTCTCGAAGTGGCGAGCCGCAACGGCGCATCAATCCAAGCGCCGCTCGCGGAACTCAAGGAAGCGTGGCAACGGCCACTGCGCTGGTAG
- a CDS encoding 6-phosphogluconolactonase, with the protein MPAILEKTFFSPAALLEAAQHLLREELRRVSTQSRAVIISGGRTPLPIYHDIAQSASPAAPNVSVCFSDERHVPAGSPESNYGNALPMLEALRLPQERILRVRTELSLEEAAADYDAALHAFLDRSGQIPLALLGIGPDGHTCSLFSDADLERARERYAIPVTRPEPPHRVSVTPGLLAHVERVLFLVAVPDKDTIIRQLLEAPMSVVAGKAVADCPHVELWRA; encoded by the coding sequence ATGCCCGCTATCCTTGAGAAGACCTTTTTTTCGCCTGCGGCGCTTCTCGAAGCCGCGCAACACCTCCTGCGCGAAGAACTGCGGCGCGTCTCGACGCAATCGCGCGCGGTCATCATTTCCGGAGGACGCACCCCCCTCCCCATCTATCACGATATTGCGCAGTCGGCGTCTCCGGCGGCGCCGAATGTGAGTGTCTGCTTCAGCGATGAGCGGCACGTCCCGGCCGGTTCTCCAGAAAGCAACTACGGCAACGCCCTTCCCATGCTCGAGGCGCTGCGGCTGCCTCAGGAACGTATCCTGCGCGTCAGGACCGAACTGTCCCTGGAAGAAGCCGCCGCGGATTATGACGCGGCACTTCACGCGTTTCTCGACCGAAGCGGACAAATCCCCCTCGCCCTGCTCGGCATTGGTCCCGACGGGCACACATGCTCTCTCTTTTCGGACGCCGACCTCGAGCGTGCGCGCGAGCGCTACGCGATCCCCGTTACGCGGCCTGAACCGCCCCATCGCGTGAGTGTTACACCCGGACTGCTGGCGCATGTCGAGCGCGTCCTGTTCCTTGTCGCGGTTCCTGATAAAGACACGATTATCCGGCAATTGCTGGAAGCCCCCATGTCCGTCGTCGCGGGCAAGGCCGTCGCGGACTGTCCCCACGTCGAACTGTGGCGGGCGTAG
- a CDS encoding phosphoribosylformylglycinamidine cyclo-ligase, protein MSEHAPGLSYKDAGVDIDAANEALSRAKEAIKRTFNDNVLQDLGSFGAMYLLDVKEMEAPVLVSSVDGVGTKLKLAFMTNKHDTVGVDLVSHCVNDILVQGARPLFFLDYLATGKMDPQIIGDVIRGVAAGCRYAGCALIGGETAEMPGMYAANEYDLAGTIVGVVDRKNIVDGSHIEPGDVVIGFPSSGLHTNGYSLARRIVFEAAKLKPEDEIPGLGRTVAEALMEPHITYAKLMQIVMKLVDVRGMAHVTGGGITDNLPRVLPDGAGVEIDLGSWTVPRLFAFLKEAGRVADSEMLRTFNMGIGFLIVVPEKDAAKAIENIEMAGQKAMIVGRVLAGERKVNYTGTLQYA, encoded by the coding sequence ATGAGTGAACACGCACCGGGCCTCAGTTACAAAGACGCCGGCGTCGATATCGATGCCGCGAACGAGGCCCTGTCCCGCGCGAAAGAGGCAATAAAGCGCACGTTCAATGACAATGTCTTGCAGGACCTCGGCAGTTTCGGGGCCATGTACCTGCTCGACGTGAAAGAGATGGAAGCGCCCGTCCTCGTCTCGAGCGTTGACGGCGTCGGCACGAAGCTCAAACTTGCGTTCATGACCAACAAGCACGATACCGTCGGCGTGGACTTGGTGTCGCATTGCGTGAACGACATCCTCGTCCAAGGCGCGCGGCCTTTGTTCTTTCTCGATTATCTTGCCACGGGCAAGATGGATCCGCAGATCATCGGCGATGTTATTCGCGGCGTGGCCGCGGGGTGCCGCTACGCCGGTTGTGCGCTCATCGGCGGCGAGACGGCGGAGATGCCGGGAATGTACGCGGCAAACGAATACGACCTGGCGGGAACAATTGTGGGCGTCGTAGACCGCAAGAACATCGTGGACGGCTCCCACATCGAGCCCGGTGACGTTGTCATTGGCTTTCCGTCCTCGGGGCTTCACACCAACGGCTACAGCCTGGCGCGGCGGATTGTTTTCGAGGCGGCCAAACTCAAACCGGAAGACGAAATCCCCGGCCTCGGAAGGACCGTCGCGGAAGCGCTCATGGAGCCGCACATCACCTACGCGAAACTCATGCAAATCGTTATGAAACTCGTTGATGTGCGTGGCATGGCGCATGTGACGGGCGGCGGCATCACCGACAATTTGCCGCGCGTGCTTCCCGACGGCGCCGGTGTCGAGATTGACCTCGGCAGTTGGACGGTACCGCGCCTGTTCGCCTTCCTGAAGGAAGCGGGCCGCGTTGCGGACAGCGAGATGCTGCGCACGTTCAACATGGGCATAGGTTTTCTCATCGTGGTCCCTGAAAAAGACGCGGCCAAGGCGATTGAGAACATCGAGATGGCGGGCCAAAAAGCCATGATAGTCGGCCGTGTACTGGCGGGGGAGCGCAAAGTGAACTATACCGGGACATTGCAGTATGCCTAG